In one window of Bos javanicus breed banteng chromosome 24, ARS-OSU_banteng_1.0, whole genome shotgun sequence DNA:
- the LOC133237369 gene encoding olfactory receptor 52N4-like: protein MIILNQTDLTPASFILTGIPGLEDRHFWISLPFCTMYVVAVVGNCGLLYLIRYEDSLHRSMYYFLAMLSLTDLVMCTTTIPKALCIFWFHLKEISFDEHLVQMFFIYAFTGMESGVLMLMALDRYVAICYPLRYSTILTNPIIAKAGLVTFLRGVLLVIPLTFIIKRLPYCRGDIIHHTYCDHMAVAKLSCGNIKINVICGLMVALLIGGFDILCISVSYTMILWAVVSLSSAEARWKAFSTCTAHICAIVFSYSPALFCFFSHRFGGHRIPPSCHIIVANIYLLLPPTMNPIVYGVKTKQIRDCVIRILLGSKDTKSHSI, encoded by the coding sequence ATGATAATTCTGAACCAAACAGACTTGACACCAGCTTCATTCATTCTTACTGGAATCCCAGGACTGGAGGACAGGCATTTCTGGATTTCTTTGCCATTCTGCACAATGTATGTTGTGGCTGTGGTTGGTAATTGTGGACTCCTCTACCTCATTCGATATGAGGATTCCTTGCACAGGTCCATGTAttactttttggccatgcttTCTCTAACTGACCTTGTCATGTGCACTACTACAATTCCTAAAGCCCTCTGCATCTTCTGGTTCCacctgaaggaaatcagctttGATGAACACCTGGTCCAGATGTTCTTCATCTATGCCTTCACAGGGATGGAGTCTGGGGTGCTTATGCTTATGGCCTtagaccgctatgtggccatctgctaCCCTCTGCGTTACTCAACTATCCTCACCAATCCTATTATTGCAAAGGCAGGGCTCGTCACTTTCCTGAGAGGTGTGTTGCTTGTCATTCCCTTGACTTTCATCATCAAAAGACTACCCTATTGCAGAGGCGATATAATACACCATACCTACTGTGACCACATGGCTGTAGCCAAGTTATCTTGTGGAAATATCAAGATCAATGTCATCTGTGGTCTGATGGTTGCCCTCCTGATTGGGGGTTTTGACATCTTGTGCATCTCAGTCTCCTACACAATGATCCTCTGGGCGGTGGTCAGCCTCTCCTCAGCAGAAGCTCGGTGGAAGGCCTTCAGTACCTGCACTGCCCACATCTGTGCTATAGTTTTCTCCTACAGTCCAgccttattttgtttcttttctcaccGCTTTGGGGGTCACAGGATTCCTCCATCATGCCACATCATTGTGGCCAATATTTATTTGCTCTTGCCTCCCACTATGAACCCTATCGTCTATGGAGTGAAAACCAAGCAGATACGAGACTGTGTCATAAGGATCCTTTTAGGTTCTAAGGATACTAAATCCCACAGCATATGA